The Candidatus Bathyarchaeota archaeon DNA segment TATTTTCATGACATTTTCTTTAAGGCTTCTTTTCCGTTCATTCCTTCAGTTACACCTAGCTTTTTCGCTTTAATTGTGCATGATTCTATTTTGGCATTTAGGGTCTCTTCAATTTTTGTTAATCCTAGTAGTTTGGCGGCTATTACTTCACGTTTTTCCATGGCATTTATGTCAATTGGCTTACTTCTATCTAACTATTAACACCGGCTTCTTTGTATGTCTAATCACGTTTTCTGAAACGCTTCCGATCAGAAGCTCCTTTAAAACGCCCTTTCCATGAGAACCCATAACTATCAATGTAACTTTTTCTTTTTCAGCTACTTCAATTATCTTCTTATATGGCG contains these protein-coding regions:
- a CDS encoding DUF1805 domain-containing protein, with the protein product MEKREVIAAKLLGLTKIEETLNAKIESCTIKAKKLGVTEGMNGKEALKKMS
- a CDS encoding universal stress protein; translation: CGWLGRNPAECLEELEKSQRENAEKELGKIREELESVGINVRTLIEKGTPYKKIIEVAEKEKVTLIVMGSHGKGVLKELLIGSVSENVIRHTKKPVLIVR